One part of the Chloroflexota bacterium genome encodes these proteins:
- a CDS encoding tetratricopeptide repeat protein, which translates to MPIPPTGTVTFLFTDIEGSTRLAQQFPAAWPGARARHHAILKSAIESRGGYVFQVIGDAFCAAFHTAPDAIATALDAQRALYAEPWGDAVVRIRVGVHTGAATARPDGDYEGYLTLVRVQRIMSGAYGGQVLLSQSTAELVGDAQRDGVGLRDLGTHRLKDLGAPEHLHQLIMPGLPADFPPLKTADHPNNLPTQLTSFIGREAEVAEVRHLLDTTRLLTLMGAGGVGKTRLALQVAAEELVAFPDGVWFVELAPLADPALVPSTIASAVGVREEPRRPMLATLGDHFRAKTALIVLDNCEHLIADAAQVCDTLLHAAPHLTMIATSREALGIAGERAYRVPSLGIPAATMPVDALSHVASVQLFSERARAAKTDFALTSTNAPAVAQICRRLDGIPLAIELAAARIKALSPEQIAARLDDRFRLLTGGSRTAMPRQQTLRAAVDWSYSLLSEPERTLMRRLAVFAGGWTLEAAEAVCADDGLQSDDVLDLLMHLADKSLVVVETTEDAVRYRMLETVRQYAREKLFDSGEGAQLRKQHLNYFRSLAQSAEPHLNGAEQGAWLCRLDMDVDNLRSAIDWGREGGEALTALQLVTTLGRFWLARGYSDGIERLRRGIASAETAGPLPPDLLARGRALRWLGLLLWGLQGRYSDARPVLAEAVAIATKLDDHALILSARAQLGRVLAILGEHDEAHAQLEENLRLAHVLTSAYDIGWTLDFLGELHLLQGNLHLAEQAMTESVSYAEESGDLLLCSGLDGYLGRFALEHGELKQAEERFRRCLQQIVLIGMRWRVPISAVHFAALALAHRQYERSARLLGACMQLSETMEAELNPMSRILKERVFAELRAQMEPKRFDLAWSGGRAMSYDEVVAYALEGSDA; encoded by the coding sequence ATGCCGATCCCGCCGACCGGCACCGTTACGTTCCTCTTCACCGACATCGAGGGCAGCACGCGCCTCGCCCAGCAGTTTCCCGCTGCGTGGCCCGGCGCCCGGGCGCGCCATCATGCCATCCTCAAAAGCGCCATTGAATCGCGCGGCGGCTATGTCTTCCAAGTTATCGGCGACGCCTTTTGCGCCGCGTTCCACACCGCGCCCGACGCGATAGCGACAGCACTTGACGCCCAGCGTGCCCTGTACGCGGAGCCCTGGGGAGATGCGGTCGTCCGCATCCGGGTAGGCGTCCATACCGGCGCTGCCACAGCCCGGCCTGACGGCGACTACGAGGGGTACCTGACGCTCGTGCGCGTGCAGCGCATCATGTCCGGCGCGTACGGCGGGCAGGTGCTGTTATCACAATCTACCGCTGAACTGGTGGGCGATGCACAACGTGATGGAGTCGGACTGCGCGACCTCGGCACACACCGCCTCAAAGATCTCGGCGCGCCGGAGCATCTGCACCAACTCATCATGCCCGGCTTGCCTGCCGACTTCCCGCCGCTCAAGACGGCCGACCATCCCAACAACTTGCCGACGCAACTGACCTCGTTCATCGGGCGCGAGGCCGAAGTCGCGGAGGTGCGCCACTTGCTTGACACCACACGCCTGCTAACCCTGATGGGCGCGGGTGGCGTCGGTAAGACGCGCCTCGCTCTGCAGGTTGCCGCCGAGGAACTTGTCGCGTTCCCCGACGGCGTCTGGTTTGTCGAACTGGCGCCGCTGGCGGATCCCGCCCTCGTACCCAGCACCATCGCCTCAGCGGTCGGTGTGCGCGAGGAACCGAGGCGCCCGATGCTCGCGACGCTGGGCGACCACTTCCGCGCCAAGACCGCCCTCATCGTGCTGGACAACTGCGAACATCTGATCGCGGATGCCGCGCAGGTCTGCGACACGCTGCTGCACGCCGCCCCGCACCTCACGATGATCGCCACCAGTCGCGAAGCACTCGGGATCGCGGGCGAACGCGCCTACCGTGTACCGTCGTTGGGTATTCCTGCCGCGACAATGCCAGTCGATGCACTTTCGCACGTCGCTTCGGTGCAGTTGTTCAGCGAACGTGCGCGCGCCGCGAAAACAGATTTCGCGCTTACGAGCACCAATGCGCCGGCGGTCGCCCAGATCTGCCGCCGTCTCGACGGCATCCCGCTCGCCATCGAACTCGCGGCGGCGCGCATCAAGGCACTGTCGCCCGAACAGATCGCCGCGCGACTGGACGACCGCTTTCGCCTGTTGACTGGCGGTAGCCGCACGGCGATGCCGCGCCAACAGACTCTGCGCGCGGCAGTAGACTGGTCGTACAGCCTGTTGAGCGAACCGGAGCGCACCCTCATGCGACGGCTGGCGGTATTTGCGGGTGGCTGGACGCTGGAGGCGGCGGAGGCGGTGTGTGCTGATGATGGGCTTCAGTCAGACGACGTACTCGACCTACTAATGCACCTGGCGGACAAGTCGTTGGTGGTAGTCGAGACGACGGAAGATGCGGTTCGCTACCGCATGCTAGAGACGGTGCGCCAGTACGCGCGCGAAAAACTGTTCGATTCCGGCGAAGGCGCGCAACTGCGCAAGCAACATCTGAACTATTTCCGGTCGCTGGCGCAATCGGCCGAGCCGCATTTGAACGGTGCCGAGCAAGGCGCATGGCTTTGCCGCCTCGACATGGACGTCGACAACTTGCGAAGCGCTATTGACTGGGGACGCGAGGGAGGAGAGGCACTGACTGCACTACAGTTGGTGACTACCCTGGGCAGATTCTGGTTGGCACGCGGATACAGCGATGGAATTGAGCGGTTGCGGAGAGGCATCGCCTCGGCTGAAACTGCCGGGCCGTTGCCACCCGACCTGCTGGCGCGAGGCAGAGCTCTCCGCTGGTTAGGCCTCCTGCTCTGGGGCTTGCAGGGGCGCTACTCAGACGCGCGACCGGTTCTCGCTGAGGCGGTGGCCATTGCGACGAAATTGGACGATCACGCTCTTATCCTTTCGGCACGCGCGCAGTTGGGCAGGGTTTTGGCGATTCTTGGCGAACACGATGAAGCACACGCACAGTTAGAGGAGAACCTCCGCTTGGCGCACGTGCTGACCAGTGCATATGATATTGGATGGACACTAGATTTCCTTGGGGAGTTGCATCTGCTGCAGGGCAATTTGCATCTTGCGGAGCAGGCAATGACCGAAAGCGTCAGTTATGCGGAAGAATCGGGAGATCTTCTGCTCTGCTCCGGGCTGGACGGCTACCTTGGCCGCTTTGCGCTCGAGCACGGGGAACTCAAGCAAGCCGAGGAGCGCTTCCGACGCTGCCTGCAGCAAATCGTGCTGATCGGCATGCGCTGGCGTGTCCCGATCAGCGCTGTACACTTTGCCGCACTCGCTTTGGCTCATCGACAATACGAACGGTCGGCGCGGCTGCTGGGCGCATGTATGCAGCTTTCCGAGACAATGGAAGCCGAACTGAATCCGATGAGCCGCATATTGAAGGAACGTGTTTTTGCCGAGCTACGCGCCCAGATGGAACCGAAAAGATTCGACCTAGCCTGGTCTGGTGGCCGCGCCATGTCCTACGACGAAGTGGTCGCCTACGCGCTGGAGGGCAGCGATGCTTGA
- a CDS encoding tetratricopeptide repeat protein, translating to MYLRTTARPKRRKLLGVLIALVAAYVAVGTLYLAREQGAAPALMPPTPTPSESLEQRIAKGDKAFASGNLLQAEEAFQRAVLAAPNSDLALSRYAMVLTYRRKFDEAVKHARRAVDADPRSAQNYAVLTLALDWSNKADEAITAGETAIQLGPEYADAYAYLSEAYADKNRPDRALELARKAVELSGESWLAHRNLGYAYESLGRYKNAIEEYRRAIDLFPNFSLLYLRLALNLRLTRAYAEADAMLTKASELDPYNAEIHDTIGRAFYDQAKYGEAAKRFRRAIEVDPTYALGYAHLGWTYYAQRQYEEAIPNFEEAIKRGVTTTEFYYELGLSYAFLDQCDKARPWLDKALAQEPDSEPALQGKILCEGK from the coding sequence ATGTACCTGCGCACCACCGCGCGTCCGAAGCGCCGCAAGCTGCTCGGCGTGCTTATCGCGTTAGTTGCGGCGTACGTGGCGGTCGGCACGCTCTACCTGGCCCGGGAACAGGGCGCCGCGCCCGCTCTGATGCCGCCGACGCCGACGCCGTCCGAAAGCCTGGAACAGCGCATCGCCAAAGGCGACAAGGCGTTTGCCTCCGGCAACCTGCTGCAAGCGGAGGAAGCGTTCCAGCGTGCCGTCCTGGCCGCGCCAAACAGCGACCTGGCGTTGTCGCGCTATGCGATGGTGCTCACCTACCGGCGCAAATTCGACGAGGCGGTCAAGCATGCGCGCCGCGCCGTCGACGCCGACCCGCGCAGCGCGCAGAACTACGCCGTGCTGACGCTGGCGCTCGACTGGAGCAACAAGGCGGACGAAGCGATCACGGCCGGCGAAACGGCGATCCAATTGGGCCCGGAGTACGCCGATGCCTATGCTTATCTGTCTGAAGCGTATGCTGACAAGAACCGGCCCGACCGCGCGCTGGAACTGGCACGCAAAGCGGTCGAACTCAGCGGCGAATCATGGTTGGCGCACCGGAACCTGGGCTACGCTTACGAGAGCCTGGGGCGTTATAAGAACGCGATTGAAGAGTATCGCCGCGCCATCGATCTATTCCCCAACTTCTCCCTGCTGTACCTGCGGTTGGCGCTCAACCTGCGGCTGACGCGCGCCTACGCCGAAGCGGATGCGATGCTGACGAAGGCATCCGAGCTTGACCCATACAACGCGGAGATTCACGACACGATCGGGCGGGCGTTCTATGACCAGGCGAAGTATGGCGAAGCGGCCAAACGATTCCGCCGCGCGATTGAGGTGGACCCGACGTATGCGCTCGGATACGCCCATCTCGGCTGGACGTATTACGCCCAGCGGCAGTACGAGGAAGCGATTCCCAACTTCGAAGAGGCAATCAAGCGCGGGGTAACGACAACCGAGTTCTACTACGAACTGGGGTTGTCGTATGCTTTCCTCGACCAGTGCGACAAAGCCCGGCCATGGCTGGACAAGGCGCTGGCGCAGGAGCCGGACTCGGAACCGGCGTTGCAGGGCAAGATTCTGTGCGAGGGCAAGTAG
- a CDS encoding NapC/NirT family cytochrome c: protein MFRRLWDRFRSISRRAWAFTGIGTVVSVVLLAGILVGWDYTNSPPFCGTTCHTMPPEYTAYLVSPHARVSCVECHIGRTFIGNAFTRKAGDMMHVVRMLSANYEVPIYAKGMQPASESCEKCHWPQKFADDKVKLINHYAADEQNSLATTLLTMKTGGGTTREGRGLGIHWHIENEITYVATDELDQNIPWVQVKDETGKVTVYADVEKPLTPDQIAKAEKKEMSCITCHNRISHTFRSPEQVIDQALSSKRLDVNMPAIARKSVEVLSTPYKSADEAKQAIEGLDGFYKKEYADYYARNTKTVQNAIAFLKTSYETLVFPSEEISWTTHPDNIGHKNSSGCFRCHDGKHFTQDNSKAIRLECNICHTLPQVYTSVESKPSVTLAKGLEPESHAKTTWLIEHRAVFNETCQQCHDTRNPGSKDNSSFCSNVACHGVKWTYAGLNAPGLAKVFPAAAPRVANPNATPPNIPHPIGGKPDCLICHGQKSTSRPAPTSHATIDIALCLDCHKPSFPPPASEVTVTGPPTVPHDLAGRAECLGCHNGGGAKTPQVPKFHLDFKFTNSNCLTCHALKLNPNLPKNVGFPALPASHAGRSVCLACHAEGVLGAKKLPTSHAGRVDSACLTCHQPK, encoded by the coding sequence ATGTTCAGAAGATTGTGGGATCGATTCAGGAGCATCAGCCGGCGTGCCTGGGCCTTCACCGGCATCGGCACTGTGGTGTCCGTCGTGCTGCTGGCGGGCATCCTCGTCGGCTGGGACTATACCAACTCCCCGCCGTTCTGCGGCACGACCTGCCACACCATGCCACCGGAGTATACCGCTTATCTGGTGTCGCCTCATGCGCGCGTCTCGTGCGTGGAGTGTCACATCGGGCGCACCTTCATCGGCAACGCGTTCACACGCAAGGCCGGCGACATGATGCACGTGGTACGCATGCTGTCGGCGAATTACGAGGTGCCGATCTACGCCAAGGGCATGCAGCCGGCCAGCGAGTCGTGTGAGAAGTGTCACTGGCCGCAGAAATTCGCCGACGACAAGGTGAAGCTGATCAATCACTACGCGGCGGATGAGCAGAACAGCCTGGCGACGACGCTGCTGACCATGAAGACCGGCGGCGGCACCACGCGCGAAGGCCGCGGGTTGGGCATTCACTGGCACATCGAGAACGAAATCACCTATGTCGCCACTGACGAGCTCGATCAAAATATCCCGTGGGTGCAGGTGAAGGACGAAACGGGCAAGGTCACGGTGTACGCCGATGTCGAAAAGCCGCTGACACCGGACCAGATCGCCAAGGCCGAAAAGAAGGAAATGAGCTGCATCACCTGTCACAACCGCATCTCACACACCTTCCGCTCGCCCGAGCAAGTCATCGACCAGGCGCTCTCGAGCAAGCGGCTCGATGTCAATATGCCGGCCATTGCCAGGAAGAGCGTGGAAGTCCTGTCGACGCCGTACAAGTCGGCCGACGAAGCAAAGCAGGCGATCGAAGGGTTGGATGGCTTCTACAAGAAAGAGTACGCCGACTACTACGCCAGGAACACCAAGACAGTGCAGAACGCCATTGCGTTCCTGAAAACGAGCTACGAGACGCTGGTGTTCCCGTCGGAGGAAATTAGCTGGACGACGCACCCGGACAACATCGGGCACAAAAACTCATCGGGCTGCTTCCGCTGCCACGATGGCAAGCACTTTACGCAAGACAACAGCAAGGCGATCCGCCTGGAATGCAACATCTGCCACACCTTGCCGCAGGTGTACACCAGTGTAGAAAGCAAGCCGTCGGTCACGCTGGCGAAAGGTCTGGAGCCGGAATCGCACGCCAAGACGACCTGGCTGATCGAGCACCGCGCGGTGTTCAACGAGACATGCCAGCAGTGTCACGACACGCGCAACCCGGGCAGCAAGGACAATTCGTCGTTCTGTTCGAATGTGGCCTGCCACGGCGTCAAATGGACCTACGCCGGACTGAACGCGCCCGGGTTGGCCAAAGTCTTCCCGGCGGCCGCGCCGCGCGTCGCCAACCCGAACGCCACGCCGCCCAACATCCCGCACCCGATTGGCGGCAAGCCGGACTGTCTGATCTGCCACGGTCAGAAGAGCACGTCACGACCGGCGCCGACATCGCATGCGACGATCGATATCGCCCTGTGCCTGGACTGCCACAAGCCGTCGTTCCCGCCGCCGGCCAGTGAAGTCACGGTTACCGGGCCGCCGACCGTGCCGCACGATCTGGCGGGGCGCGCCGAGTGCCTCGGCTGCCACAACGGCGGCGGCGCGAAGACTCCCCAGGTGCCCAAGTTCCACCTGGACTTCAAGTTCACGAACAGCAACTGCTTGACCTGTCACGCCTTGAAGCTCAATCCGAACCTGCCGAAGAACGTCGGCTTCCCGGCATTGCCGGCTTCGCATGCGGGCCGCTCGGTCTGTCTGGCCTGCCACGCGGAGGGTGTGTTGGGCGCGAAGAAGCTGCCGACCAGCCATGCCGGCCGGGTGGACTCAGCGTGCTTGACATGCCACCAACCTAAGTAG
- a CDS encoding dihydrodipicolinate synthase family protein, whose product MAPYKRTILGTCCVPWNADGSLAEETFRASIHDQITRGIPDQYIFGTAGEGYAVTEAQFDTITRIFAEEMRAGGSEPMVGVISLSLRTIIERIERANALGVRQFQISLPSWGALNEREMLTFFKETCGRFPDSQFLHYNLPRTKRLVMPEEYARLVRLHPNLVAIKYGGADLTVISGILRLAPELRLFLGDGSYPLGCMLGEPGLLVSIATSNPPLARHYFELGVAGDMPKLMAMRQELMGMLDELYGAMGTSLIDGAYDKVFSKIRLSQFPLRLLPPYEHASEEQFAKYCAALRARYRAWIV is encoded by the coding sequence ATGGCCCCCTACAAGCGAACCATCCTCGGCACCTGCTGTGTGCCATGGAACGCAGACGGCTCGCTGGCGGAGGAAACGTTCCGCGCCAGCATCCACGACCAGATCACACGCGGCATCCCCGACCAATACATCTTCGGCACCGCCGGCGAAGGCTACGCCGTGACGGAAGCGCAGTTCGACACGATCACGCGCATCTTCGCCGAGGAGATGCGCGCCGGTGGCTCCGAGCCGATGGTCGGCGTGATCAGCCTCTCGCTGCGCACGATCATCGAGCGGATCGAGCGCGCCAACGCGCTCGGCGTCCGCCAGTTCCAGATCTCCCTGCCGTCGTGGGGGGCGCTGAACGAGCGCGAGATGCTAACGTTCTTCAAGGAGACGTGCGGGCGCTTCCCCGATTCGCAGTTCCTGCACTACAACCTGCCGCGCACGAAGCGGCTCGTCATGCCGGAGGAGTACGCCAGACTCGTCAGGCTGCACCCGAATCTCGTCGCCATCAAGTACGGCGGCGCCGACCTGACCGTCATCAGCGGCATCCTGCGGCTCGCGCCGGAGCTCCGGCTTTTCCTTGGCGACGGTTCGTACCCGCTCGGCTGCATGCTCGGCGAGCCGGGGCTGCTGGTTTCGATCGCGACGAGCAATCCGCCGCTGGCGCGCCACTACTTTGAGCTTGGCGTCGCAGGAGACATGCCGAAGCTGATGGCGATGCGGCAGGAACTGATGGGCATGCTCGACGAGTTGTACGGGGCGATGGGCACTTCGCTGATCGATGGCGCGTACGACAAAGTCTTCTCGAAAATACGTCTGTCGCAGTTCCCGCTGCGGCTGCTGCCGCCGTACGAACACGCCAGCGAGGAGCAGTTCGCGAAATACTGCGCGGCGCTGCGGGCGCGTTACCGGGCGTGGATTGTGTAG
- a CDS encoding amidohydrolase family protein, translating into MTIDLRIDNGTLVTSAHTFGASIGIHKGRIVLIGDPAHLPPATRTIDAGGLLVMAGLIDPHVHMRDPGHTEREDWFHGSRAAVAGGVTCVLEHPNSVPPVTNLQHFQYKKGVAEAQSCVDFGLYGGIGFFDDRESGERTPPQMADVEALVKAGVCAFKTFLWPYPDRKDEFDGITTLGANEMTVVFGMVAKTGKVLNVHAEDKPTVDAAMARLLSLPSRGPELHEPSRPIEAELIAVRHAIEIALAAGVRLNFPHCSGGTIVDAVGAARAQGHTQITAETCPQYLFLTAERLRVVGPYGKINPPIRSAEEQASLWRGLKAGLVETIGSDHAPHSKDAKEKAWGDIFAAPAGHPGLETTLPLMLTAAHEGKLTYNDVTRLCAENVARLYGLYPRKGILQVGADADIILIDPQRKGKFDSQTMQTKGRETAKLFEGMPYTGAPVMTLVRGRTMMDDGQITGQPGDGRFLAVGAK; encoded by the coding sequence ATGACCATTGATCTGCGAATCGATAACGGCACTCTCGTCACCTCGGCGCACACGTTCGGCGCGTCGATCGGCATTCACAAAGGGCGCATTGTGCTGATCGGCGACCCGGCGCACCTGCCCCCGGCCACGCGGACGATCGATGCCGGCGGCCTGCTCGTGATGGCCGGGCTGATCGACCCGCACGTGCACATGCGCGACCCCGGCCACACGGAGCGCGAAGACTGGTTCCACGGCTCGCGCGCGGCGGTGGCCGGCGGCGTGACGTGCGTGCTGGAGCATCCAAACTCGGTGCCCCCGGTCACAAACCTCCAGCACTTCCAGTACAAGAAGGGCGTCGCGGAGGCGCAGTCGTGTGTCGACTTCGGCCTGTACGGCGGCATCGGCTTCTTCGACGACCGCGAGAGCGGCGAGCGGACGCCGCCCCAGATGGCGGACGTCGAGGCGCTGGTGAAAGCGGGCGTCTGCGCGTTCAAGACGTTCCTCTGGCCATATCCCGATCGCAAGGACGAGTTCGACGGCATCACCACGCTCGGCGCGAACGAGATGACGGTCGTCTTCGGCATGGTTGCGAAGACTGGCAAGGTACTGAACGTCCACGCCGAGGACAAGCCGACCGTGGACGCCGCGATGGCGCGCCTGTTGAGCCTACCGAGCCGCGGCCCGGAACTGCACGAGCCGTCGCGCCCGATCGAGGCCGAGTTGATCGCAGTGCGCCATGCCATCGAGATCGCACTGGCCGCCGGTGTGCGGCTGAACTTTCCGCACTGCAGCGGCGGCACAATCGTGGACGCCGTCGGCGCTGCGCGCGCGCAGGGTCACACGCAGATCACCGCCGAGACCTGCCCGCAGTATCTGTTCCTGACCGCCGAGCGCCTGCGCGTGGTTGGTCCATACGGCAAGATCAACCCACCGATCCGCAGCGCGGAAGAGCAGGCGTCGCTCTGGCGCGGTCTGAAGGCGGGGCTGGTGGAGACGATCGGCAGCGACCACGCGCCGCACTCGAAAGACGCGAAGGAGAAGGCGTGGGGCGACATCTTCGCCGCGCCCGCCGGGCATCCGGGGCTGGAGACGACGCTGCCGCTGATGCTGACCGCCGCGCACGAAGGCAAGCTGACCTACAACGACGTGACGCGACTATGCGCGGAGAATGTGGCGCGACTGTACGGCCTCTACCCGCGCAAGGGCATCTTGCAGGTTGGCGCCGACGCAGACATCATACTGATTGACCCGCAGCGCAAGGGCAAGTTCGACAGCCAGACGATGCAGACCAAGGGGCGCGAGACGGCCAAGCTATTCGAGGGCATGCCGTACACTGGCGCGCCGGTGATGACGCTGGTGCGTGGCCGCACGATGATGGACGACGGCCAGATCACCGGCCAGCCGGGCGACGGGCGGTTTTTGGCGGTGGGGGCGAAGTAG
- a CDS encoding NERD domain-containing protein: MTQPKDAGTPTRVSIDLTMSEAEARATLWQGRGPREPMGRMLDSKQLDSNDLAWAIGHAYNPQVRAAARTLLALWIGKPATEKETERFGPEVIIGSHYLEEQETDNLTQFAFYAGFGYGVVAIGGCAFGLPLIALFIISVISGQPNAVLALELVAVLVVFGGVALELYRRMRRNALAFRSFRAGRKGEEAALEILRAALDNRWTIFRSLHVPGHQSDCDLILVGPSGVWLLEVKAYRGTLRVDGRRWERQTKRGWRTLEENPSDQVARNATRLNDFLQRQGIKRWIDTAIVLAEPQPISNLEGSEIPIWLLPQLENKVAKLTTRNLPNDADLAKIVKILTDVAAKQLAKEEAEANK; the protein is encoded by the coding sequence ATGACGCAGCCAAAAGATGCAGGCACGCCGACGAGAGTCTCCATTGACCTGACGATGTCCGAGGCCGAGGCGCGTGCAACGCTATGGCAGGGGCGCGGCCCTCGCGAACCGATGGGGAGGATGCTGGACTCAAAACAACTCGATAGTAACGATCTCGCATGGGCAATCGGACACGCGTACAATCCGCAAGTGCGTGCGGCAGCACGGACGCTCCTTGCGCTCTGGATTGGAAAACCTGCAACTGAGAAGGAGACGGAACGATTCGGGCCCGAAGTGATTATCGGGAGCCATTATCTTGAGGAACAAGAGACCGATAACCTGACTCAGTTTGCATTCTATGCAGGGTTTGGCTATGGCGTTGTCGCAATTGGCGGCTGTGCATTTGGGTTGCCACTGATCGCCTTGTTCATCATCAGCGTGATAAGTGGGCAGCCCAATGCAGTTCTTGCCCTTGAACTGGTTGCGGTACTTGTGGTATTCGGCGGCGTCGCGTTGGAGCTCTACAGGCGCATGCGGAGAAACGCACTCGCCTTTCGCAGCTTCCGCGCCGGACGCAAAGGTGAAGAAGCTGCGCTTGAAATACTGCGAGCCGCCTTGGATAACCGCTGGACAATCTTCCGCAGCCTGCACGTACCCGGCCACCAAAGCGATTGTGATCTGATTCTTGTTGGTCCAAGCGGTGTATGGCTGCTAGAAGTCAAAGCGTATCGCGGCACCCTGCGCGTCGATGGCCGCCGCTGGGAGCGGCAGACCAAGCGCGGATGGAGAACGCTCGAAGAGAATCCGTCCGACCAGGTCGCCCGCAACGCGACACGCTTGAACGACTTCCTCCAACGCCAGGGCATCAAGCGCTGGATCGATACGGCGATCGTGCTGGCCGAGCCACAGCCGATATCCAATCTGGAGGGATCAGAGATTCCGATCTGGCTCCTGCCACAATTGGAGAATAAAGTGGCAAAGCTGACAACGCGCAATCTGCCCAACGATGCGGATCTCGCCAAGATCGTGAAGATCCTGACCGACGTGGCGGCCAAACAGTTGGCGAAGGAAGAAGCCGAAGCCAATAAGTGA